The following coding sequences are from one Acipenser ruthenus chromosome 7, fAciRut3.2 maternal haplotype, whole genome shotgun sequence window:
- the LOC117416165 gene encoding receptor-type tyrosine-protein phosphatase O-like isoform X5, translating into MCNRDASYIRVSTLGMCNRDASYIRVSTLGMCNRDASYIRVSTLGMCNRETPSYIRVSTLVPEMNPNVLVISALAVLSILLLGLLLLLLLVLRKKHLQMGRECGAGTFVNFASLERGGKLPYNWRRSIFAFLTLLPSCLWTDYLLAFYINPWSKTALKKRKLTNPVQLDDFDTYMKDMSRDSGYKFSLQFEDLKHVGLDLPHEAADLPVNRAKNRYTNILPYDFSRVKLISMHNDEGSDYINANYIPGYRSPQEYIATQGPLPETRNDFWKMVLQEKCRMVVMLTQCSERRRVKCDHYWPFTEEPVVYGDVTVKMTSEKEVTEWAIRNFRLSYADEIQDVLHLNYTAWPDHGVPTVNAAESILQFVQIVRQQAARRKGPVLVHCSAGVGRTGTFIALDRLLQHIREHEYVDILGLVSEMRSHRLSMVQTEEQYVFIHQCVQLMWWKRKQIHSAGEIIYENTSKS; encoded by the exons ATGTGTAACAGAGACGCCTCCTACATCAGGGTCTCCACACTGGGTATGTGTAACAGAGACGCCTCCTACATCAGGGTCTCCACACTGGGTATGTGTAACAGAGACGCCTCCTACATCAGGGTCTCCACACTGGGTATGTGTAACAGAGAGACCCCCTCCTACATCAGGGTCTCCACACTGG TGCCTGAGATGAACCCCAATGTGCTGGTGATCTCTGCGCTGGCCGTCCTCAGCATCCTGCTCCTGGGcctgctcctgctcctcctcctggTGCTCAGGAAGAAACACCTGCAGATGGGCAG GGAATGTGGTGCCGGGACGTTTGTTAACTTTGCTTCCTTGGAGAGGGGTGGGAAGCTGCCCTATAACTG GCGCAGGAGCATTTTTGCCTTCCTCACCCTCCTGCCGTCATGCCTCTGGACTGACTATCTCTTGGCTttttatattaatccctg gagCAAAACTGCTTTGAAGAAGAGGAAGCTAACAAA CCCGGTCCAGTTAGACGACTTTGACACCTACATGAAAGATATGAGCAGAGACTCCGGTTACAAGTTCTCCCTGCAGTTTGAG GACCTGAAGCACGTGGGCTTGGATCTCCCACACGAAGCTGCTGACCTGCCTGTAAACCGAGCCAAGAACCGATACACCAACATCCTGCCGT ATGACTTCAGCCGAGTGAAACTGATTTCAATGCACAACGACGAAGGCTCTGATTACATCAACGCCAATTACATTCCC GGGTACCGGTCTCCTCAGGAGTACATCGCCACCCAGGGGCCCCTGCCCGAGACCAGGAACGACTTCTGGAAGATGGTGCTTCAGGAGAAGTGTCGCATGGTGGTCATGCTGACCCAGTGCAGCGAGCGCCGGAGA GTAAAATGTGACCATTACTGGCCCTTCACCGAAGAGCCTGTTGTGTACGGAGACGTCACCGTGAAGATGACGTCCGAGAAGGAAGTGACGGAGTGGGCCATTCGCAACTTTAGACTGAGCTAC GCGGATGAGATTCAGGATGTCCTGCATCTGAACTACACCGCCTGGCCGGACCACGGCGTGCCCACCGTCAATGCAGCCGAGAGCATCCTGCAGTTTGTCCAGATTGTCAGGCAGCAGGCTGCCAGGAGGAAAGGACCGGTCCTGGTGCACTGCAG tGCTGGTGTGGGAAGAACGGGGACCTTCATAGCCTTAGACCGCTTGCTGCAGCACATACGGGAGCACGAGTATGTGGACATTCTGGGGCTGGTGTCAGAGATGCGATCCCACAGGCTATCCATGGTGCAGACAGAG GAGCAGTATGTATTTATCCACCAGTGTGTGCAGCTGATGTGGTGGAAGAGGAAACAGATCCACAGCGCTGGAGAAATCATCTACGAGAACACCAGCAAGTCCTAA
- the LOC117416165 gene encoding receptor-type tyrosine-protein phosphatase O-like isoform X6, with translation MNPNVLVISALAVLSILLLGLLLLLLLVLRKKHLQMGRECGAGTFVNFASLERGGKLPYNWRRSIFAFLTLLPSCLWTDYLLAFYINPWSKTALKKRKLTNPVQLDDFDTYMKDMSRDSGYKFSLQFEDLKHVGLDLPHEAADLPVNRAKNRYTNILPYDFSRVKLISMHNDEGSDYINANYIPGYRSPQEYIATQGPLPETRNDFWKMVLQEKCRMVVMLTQCSERRRVKCDHYWPFTEEPVVYGDVTVKMTSEKEVTEWAIRNFRLSYADEIQDVLHLNYTAWPDHGVPTVNAAESILQFVQIVRQQAARRKGPVLVHCSAGVGRTGTFIALDRLLQHIREHEYVDILGLVSEMRSHRLSMVQTEEQYVFIHQCVQLMWWKRKQIHSAGEIIYENTSKS, from the exons ATGAACCCCAATGTGCTGGTGATCTCTGCGCTGGCCGTCCTCAGCATCCTGCTCCTGGGcctgctcctgctcctcctcctggTGCTCAGGAAGAAACACCTGCAGATGGGCAG GGAATGTGGTGCCGGGACGTTTGTTAACTTTGCTTCCTTGGAGAGGGGTGGGAAGCTGCCCTATAACTG GCGCAGGAGCATTTTTGCCTTCCTCACCCTCCTGCCGTCATGCCTCTGGACTGACTATCTCTTGGCTttttatattaatccctg gagCAAAACTGCTTTGAAGAAGAGGAAGCTAACAAA CCCGGTCCAGTTAGACGACTTTGACACCTACATGAAAGATATGAGCAGAGACTCCGGTTACAAGTTCTCCCTGCAGTTTGAG GACCTGAAGCACGTGGGCTTGGATCTCCCACACGAAGCTGCTGACCTGCCTGTAAACCGAGCCAAGAACCGATACACCAACATCCTGCCGT ATGACTTCAGCCGAGTGAAACTGATTTCAATGCACAACGACGAAGGCTCTGATTACATCAACGCCAATTACATTCCC GGGTACCGGTCTCCTCAGGAGTACATCGCCACCCAGGGGCCCCTGCCCGAGACCAGGAACGACTTCTGGAAGATGGTGCTTCAGGAGAAGTGTCGCATGGTGGTCATGCTGACCCAGTGCAGCGAGCGCCGGAGA GTAAAATGTGACCATTACTGGCCCTTCACCGAAGAGCCTGTTGTGTACGGAGACGTCACCGTGAAGATGACGTCCGAGAAGGAAGTGACGGAGTGGGCCATTCGCAACTTTAGACTGAGCTAC GCGGATGAGATTCAGGATGTCCTGCATCTGAACTACACCGCCTGGCCGGACCACGGCGTGCCCACCGTCAATGCAGCCGAGAGCATCCTGCAGTTTGTCCAGATTGTCAGGCAGCAGGCTGCCAGGAGGAAAGGACCGGTCCTGGTGCACTGCAG tGCTGGTGTGGGAAGAACGGGGACCTTCATAGCCTTAGACCGCTTGCTGCAGCACATACGGGAGCACGAGTATGTGGACATTCTGGGGCTGGTGTCAGAGATGCGATCCCACAGGCTATCCATGGTGCAGACAGAG GAGCAGTATGTATTTATCCACCAGTGTGTGCAGCTGATGTGGTGGAAGAGGAAACAGATCCACAGCGCTGGAGAAATCATCTACGAGAACACCAGCAAGTCCTAA